Proteins found in one Candidatus Nezhaarchaeota archaeon genomic segment:
- a CDS encoding MBL fold metallo-hydrolase, with translation LKKMYDDPRNAVFLVSYQAPQTPGRKLLENGVVDDLGPVRARVEWFDFSSHAGFSGLLKVVESFKNLRAVVLIHTGEQARALREALKDRYEVYVPRSGESIEIEV, from the coding sequence ACCTGAAGAAGATGTACGACGACCCCAGGAACGCCGTCTTCCTTGTGTCGTACCAGGCACCCCAGACACCCGGCCGTAAGCTACTCGAGAACGGAGTCGTGGACGACCTGGGTCCGGTTAGAGCTAGGGTTGAGTGGTTCGATTTCTCGAGTCACGCGGGGTTCAGCGGCTTACTGAAGGTCGTGGAGTCGTTCAAGAATCTGAGAGCCGTCGTCCTCATCCACACTGGTGAGCAGGCGCGCGCTCTACGCGAGGCTCTGAAGGACCGCTACGAAGTCTACGTACCGAGGAGTGGTGAGTCTATAGAGATAGAGGTCTAG